TCCAGCCCCTGACGCCCAGTAACTCCCAACACCTAATAACTCTCTTTACTACATTGAaaacaccccatttacaacagcgcattatcacagtccccgccatgcctgtcgcgaaagagcaagtcggcgacgtacctgaaggcctagttccagccatcaaactTGAACCTCCGCCTGGGTTCGAACAAGATGAGTGGGAGCAGCTTACCGATGTAATAATCACAGCCATTTATCACAGCTTATGCTAATATAAGCAGGGATTTGCGTGTGAAGCTGACGAGATTGACGGTATCTTAGATCAAAGAGGTAGTGGGGGTTCacgaaaaggccgacctaTCAATTTGAGCGTCCCCTATACTGGCTCTCTGAGTGGTAGCGCCCGTGCTATTGCTCAACGTGAACGCAAAGCTCTTTTCgataaagaggagaaggtacTTGAAAGCGTTAGAACAGCCGACCGCTCCGCGAAGTACCAACTGAAGAAATCGCTTTTGCAACAGCCTAAGTATAAATTAGCAAATAGTGCTAGACAGGCTAAGCTGCTAGAGAAAGAGTGGGATATACTTTCAGAGAAGCGGTTTACCCAGAAAAAGTCTGGTAAGTTATCACAGCTGTTTATCATAGACATCTGCTAATAGACTATCCCAAGTGGcgaaggatatactagcaATACCAATTGCTCAGGTTGGGGTTGAAAGAGTTTTCAATGTTGCTAAGGATGTTATTGGTAGTCGGAGGCACCGACTATCTGCCCGGACAATACAGCAGATAATGGTTCTTAAGGATACAATATctcaagaggaagaacaGGGTCTAGACTACCTAGTTGCTCAATTAGGGGAGGATGGAGAGCCAATTGACGAGGTTAATGATCTTTTTGAGCTTCCAGCCTCGTTAGAGCATACCTTCGATATAGATGAGGAGAACCAGActacagaagaagagtcggaggaagaggtccaggaggagcgtcaattgccacctcgaaagcgccagcgtcctCAGCGCTACCGTGATAATTAGCTGTGTTAATATATCTCGTTTTATGTATCTACTATATCATCAACGTGTACACATTATCTTAATTAAGTGTTGTTCCGTTAAAGTACCCAAAAaatataacccaaccccaacccaaccctaccacttggtctgtgcgaccccagcccagccctaacccatggtctgtgcgaccccaacccaaccctaacccatggtctgtgcgaccccaacccaaccccaacccaagactgggtatacccaacccatttgccagcgtagTCTTAATTTTAAGCTAGTCTTCTGCACTAAGCATAGAAGTTAAGCTTTTATCTAAGCTTAATGCCTCTTTGCGGAATCTTCGGAGTATAACCTTAGCGTTAGGTAGGTGTATTCTagtgtcagatattcactctcatctggaatactgatgaaatagataatgatggtgatgatattgatgattgattgtgttgtggttctgtctacggttgtgggcacacctagggggtgccaagccttcctgtgatccgattggctctcacagatgccgggtcgcgctagtctaacccagcgtctgtacgctctcatctttAACAGTGCTATTTTTTACGAACCTGTGGGAAGGGGCACGGCGGTTAAGTTAAGGAGCGTCGGCGGGATAGCTGACCCCTCCATATGTGACACGGGAACTTAATCACGTGacctcctcggcttggcaTGCACGAGGAAAGGTCTTGGCACACTCCTCGTACATACGCCACCGAGGAATCCTCGGACTCCTctgagcgaggacagcgagcaccataggtatatagcattaggcaatgagctcctatagctcattgtgttcaacttcgaaatctaaggattagtacttgattctcaactccccgtatattacatcgatctaccaatcgtgctatacaccctcgtgtccatcgcatcactctatccccgagaaccaacccaagatcatcttcggacgaccttcacactTGTTGCCTCtagcccttatctacgcagctaaaaatAGAGCTATACGATCGAGTTAGGTGGAAGATATTAAGGTAAGAGAATATAAGGTCTTTATCTTATTATCTCTAAtagtgttggaaggccttgtacgatcgtacggtgaataacagtagctaaggtaatcttgtgtattggtattctggtgtatgatgattctacgaatgtgggggctacgaaggtatacatagcgttgggtccgagttgggccgaagtaggatcgaggcggtacattgggccttattaggcgacacaccgtgtgtatgccgacaaATAGGCTAGTTAAATAAtaacgtaggcctagcttagctagagcaggtgtttgatcgctgTATAAAGCAACGatcaggtagatggagattgctcatccttgatggccatggatctcaccttACGATAGAGTTTTGTCAGATtagatgagatattgcacaaaagtgatggatgttcaTGATTGATTTGTTGTTgtctctgttctaaggtgcgcgctgagagttttgttctgctaagacgctaacccgttattagctagcggtgtcggcactttcggctcgacacgcctgctatctgacacaccccctcagcttggaaggCATATTGCAAGCTGCATAAACTGGTTGATCGATCCTACATAATGAGGCCTTCCAGTTGCTCTTGCACCTCCTTGAGCTCAATCTCTCTGAGCGGGGCTTCTTCGCGCTCGACGAGTCCCAGTTGATCAAGGAACCTGGCCCAtttattggctggcagtggCTTTGTGAACccgtctgcgatcatgttgtcagacggCACATACTCTACCTTGATCACCTTTCGGGTAACCTCCTGTCGtagccagtgattgtgtatgtcaacgtgccgaagctttgtttgcaatttggcaacgtcttcatTTACTAGACGGATCGTCTGAGTATTGTCGCACTTGATTGTGATAATTGGATTGCTTAGCTTTACCTGAAGCTCTTTTAACAACCGCGACGTTAAGATTGCCTCCTTAGCAACttgtgatagggcaagcagctctgcttctgttgttgatgttgtcacagtatcttgcttgcttgctctcCAGGCGATGAGTCCTCCGAACAGCTTGATTGCGTATCCCTGCGAGCTTTTCCTGTCCagtgtgttgtctgcaaacgacgcgtcacttgctacctcgaggccatcgcctctaccgagttcgagggctagggattctgttttcttgagatacaggagcacacggtctgcagcgtcttggtgttctgtacttggattgattaggaagcgagcaagtcgtgatgttgcaaaggctatgtcgggtcttgttgtgactgcagcgaatagaagcgatccaatcttgcgttggTACTTGTTGACTTCAGCTGGTGCTGCGAGTCCTTCTCGTGGTCGGAGTTCGATGCCTGACATTGGCGTATCATGCCTTACATTTTGGTGGTTGATGAGTTGACTGATTTTGTCGACGTATGCAgcttgagatagctgtatggtcttctgcttgcgattgCGCATAACCTCTACAccgagaaaccactgtaagttgtctcctcccgtacaagcgtatttttcttggatccagttgatggccttcatggcctctgattcttgctttgaacggtacgcaacgatgatgtcgtccacatagaagaagatgataactccgtctttgatcatgcagcatggctcctgtggtatttgttgaaaccctatcgaagcaagagttgcggtgaattctttctgccacagtaatggtgagatccggagcccgtagagtgccttttgcactttgagtagagtgccaggcttctgatatccttttggcatcctcatgtatatttctctgtcgattgcagcatgcacaaaagcattagtgacgtcgtattgtttcagctcaagatcgtatttggcggcgattgccataagcattctgaatgagcgtcctgccaatgttgctgcgtatgtgtcttgggaggtgatgttgcgttgttggtctccCCTTACTaccaatcttgccttgcatttgatgaggcggtgatgcttgtcgagtttgtaggtgtatacccacatacagtctaggatctggtgccctgctcgtttgactggtgatgcttggacctcagtccatgacttcatttgttggtgactccgaaggtgtgtcttttctgcttccttgaacatgtcgtatagtggatggtcttccagctttgagtatgctgttgggagtggcggtagctggttacgatggggcttgattcccttggatagtagtctcttcacctgagccttgtcgattgactttccttcgtgttgaccaatgtgtcctgattcggtgccggccatgaatgcggctgcccatggactggtcattgatgttgattggttggacatgttcgtcatatcctcgttgttcacctctccttgaactagcaaggccacaggtggaggagttggtggcggggttagatatgcctctaccaccttccttccttggtggtatctggttttctgagtgcgcgggctctcttcctgcgtcgtatcgtcctcgtagaacgtctcggtttctgcttgttggctctgagtacctgggagttcgactgttctcacccacgttgcgatttcctctagggggttgtgcatgagattgtccatcaggtcctcagtcttgccatTGAAGATTGTTTCTTCGTcaaacactacgtcgcgagtgctgattacctttgccatAGATGGGATCCATATGCGGTAAATGTTCGTCGACTGGTATCCCACTAGGTATCCAATCCAGGCCTTCGGATCTAGTCTCTGTAGCCTGGACTTTcctctgtgggtgtcgtctgtcattgcGAAAGCCTTACACCCATATGCTTTTAGGTGAGCTTGATTTGGTTTTCGAGGTCCGGTGACTATGCCGTTCATGGCAGCTGCGTGTGTATAGAATATttcgtatggtgtcttccaattgtttgggtaatttggcgttcgattgtataggtataccgccgctctggtagtttctggccagagttcccatggaagGTTTGCATCCagtcgaattgcgcgtgccttttcttttataacaccccctgagcgctcAGCTCCTCCGTTTTGAGCTTGAGTATCTGGAGCGGAGGGCTCGAGTttgattgatagggacgtgcaccatttTTCGACCTCTTGTTTGACGGTAacgatctcgttgtcagtCTCGATGACTTTGACTGTGATGTTGAATTGTTTCTTCATGAACTGGACGAAGAGGCCTAGGAGGCGAATGATTGAGCGAGCCGGTCTGTTGTCCTTGAAGTAGAAGTCCCATGTGTATCGGGACCGTTCATGGAAGTCGATGGCTACCCTTTCACCTGGCCCTTCGTCGTTCAGTCTAGGCGTCCTGCGTATTTGTCGTTTCGATTTTGACCTGCCGCAGGCGTCACACTCCACGGTGGTGATGCccttgatcctcaccccctcagattgctgcACGAGGTGCTCGATCGCGGATGGCCCGGGATGTCCGAGTCGTTTGTGCCATAGTA
The sequence above is a segment of the Pyrenophora tritici-repentis strain M4 chromosome 3, whole genome shotgun sequence genome. Coding sequences within it:
- a CDS encoding Dimer-Tnp-hAT domain containing protein → MPVAKEQVGDVPEGLVPAIKLEPPPGFEQDEWEQLTDGFACEADEIDGILDQRGSGGSRKGRPINLSVPYTGSLSGSARAIAQRERKALFDKEEKVLESVRTADRSAKYQLKKSLLQQPKYKLANSARQAKLLEKEWDILSEKRFTQKKSVAKDILAIPIAQVGVERVFNVAKDVIGSRRHRLSARTIQQIMVLKDTISQEEEQGLDYLVAQLGEDGEPIDEVNDLFELPASLEHTFDIDEENQTTEEESEEEVQEERQLPPRKRQRPQRYRDN